Proteins encoded together in one Lathyrus oleraceus cultivar Zhongwan6 chromosome 5, CAAS_Psat_ZW6_1.0, whole genome shotgun sequence window:
- the LOC127079392 gene encoding uncharacterized protein LOC127079392, translating into MSKHPSSSGTKPSQHSKTPSMEFEDEDVMDVTPMCMIPGDTTGPSSNTGDMQGNTSGNSSLPKDMYYADRVIRKLVTRILSEGHKVEGVSTPLSRREPSPEGEPHADKDDDSSRSEKEVAAEGFCYLGKTLPSKKPNVPQEKIIDLEEGSTKGEDDPLVHLVKPSVAEKLRTKKGKSVAKMRAARVKKTAGIRPSKPWSKVEVGKRKERDSSDSEEDVKDDVPDISPAKRQVVQESPGKAVAVHLDNISFHLEDGAAKWKYVIQRRVAIERELGQEAVEVKEVIELIKNVGLMKTVVTLPQCYEGLVKEFIVNIPEDIHDKNNREFCKTCKELDNGIRVAKARKEALEVLICSLEREDIEKAGKDSNARPKSQSSGSSGSLEDSEGAGEDTSEGEDDSSSSD; encoded by the exons ATGTCCAAACATCCTTCATCATCTGGTACCAAACCCTCCCAACATTCAAAGACTCCATCCATGGAGTTTGAAGATGAAGACGTGATGGACGTCACTCCTATGTGCATGATACCGGGCGACACCACAGGTCCCTCCTCCAATACTGGAGATATGCAAGGTAATACCTCTGGTAACTCCTCTCTTCCTAAAGACATGTATTATGCTGATCGTGTAATAAGGAAACTAGTCACGAGAATTCTGAGTGAAGGGCACAAAGTTGAAGGGGTTTCTACCCCTCTATCCAGAAGGGAACCCTCTCCTGAGGGAGAACCCcatgctgataaagatgatgattcatctagatcagaaaaggagGTTGCTGCTGAAGGGTTTTGCTatctaggtaaaaccctacctagcaagaaaccaaATGTGCCTCAAGAAAAGATTATTGACCTAGAGGAAGGAAGCACTAAAGGAGAGGATGATCCTTTGGTTCATCTGGTAAAACCTAGTGTAGCTGAAAAGTTGAGAACTAAGAAAGGAAAAAGTGTGGCTAAAATGAGAGCTGCTAGAGTGAAAAAGACTGCAGGTATAAGACCCTCAAAACCCTGGAGCAAGGTTGAGGTtgggaaaagaaaagaaagagacAGCTCTGATTCTGAGGAGGATGTtaaagacgatgtcccagacatctctcctgcaAAAAGGCAGGTTGTTCAGGAATCTCCTGGCAAGGCTGTTGCTGTCCatctagacaatatctcctttcatttggaagatggAGCAGCAAAGTGGAAATATGTCATTCAGAGAAGAGTAGCCATTGAAAGAGAACTTGGACAAgaagctgtagaggtaaaggaGGTAATTGAGCTGATCAAAAATGTTGGACTCATGAAGACTGTGGTAACTCTACCCCAATGCTATGAGGGGTTGGTTaaagagtttattgttaatatccctgaggatattcaTGATAAGAATAACAGGGAGTTTTGCAAG ACctgcaaagaattggacaatggtataagggtggccaaaGCTAGAAAAGAAGCTTTAGAAGTTCTCATCTGTAGCCTGGAAAGAGAAGACATAGAGAAGGCTGGTAAGGATTCAAATGCAAGACCTAAATCccaatccagtggcagctctgGAAGTTTAGAAGACTCTGAAGGTGCAGGTGAAGATACAAGTGAAGGTGAAGatgattcttcttcttctgattaa